TCGAAAGAAGCTCCAGGCCTGACTTCGCTGAAAGTCGGCCTCGGCTGGGACATTCGCGCCACCGACGGCGCCGCCTTCGACCTCGACGGCGCCGTGTTCCTGCTCAATACCTCGGGCAAGGTGCGTTCGGACGCCGACTTCATCTTCTACAACAACCTGAAATCGGCCGATGGTTCAGTCGTCCACTCGGGCGACAACACCACCGGCGCCGGCGACGGCGACGACGAATTCGTCACCATCGACCTGACCAAGGTCCCGGCCGACATCGACAAGGTCGTGCTGGGCGTGACCATCCACGACGCCGAGACCCGCCGCCAGAATTTCGGCATGGTCGGCAAGGCCTTCATCCGCTGCGTCAACAACGCCAACAACCAGGAAGTGGCGCGCTACGACCTGTCCGAGGACAGCTCGACCGAAGCGGCGATGATCTTCGGCGAGATCTACCGCAACGGCGCCGACTGGAAATTCCGCGCGATCGGCCAGGGCTTCAACGGCGGCCTGGGGCCACTCGCCCGCAACTACGGCGTCAACGTGTAAGTTGGCGATGCACGCAGCGGTTTGAGGTAATGTAGGGGCGGTCCATGGGGACCGCCTCATGAAAGGAAGCCAAATGCCAGTATTTACCGTGACCGGGGACGTCGATCCCTTCCTCCATGTGTCGATGAAGCAGGGCGAGACCATCTATTGCGAATCCGACGCGATGGTGATGATGGAATCGACCCTCGACCTCAAGGGCAAGATGAAGGGCGGACTCGGTAGCGCGCTGATGCGCACCTTCGCCAACGGCGAGTCGTTCTTCCAGCAGCACATCGAAGCGACC
This portion of the Telluria beijingensis genome encodes:
- a CDS encoding TerD family protein, with translation MAISLQKGGNVNLSKEAPGLTSLKVGLGWDIRATDGAAFDLDGAVFLLNTSGKVRSDADFIFYNNLKSADGSVVHSGDNTTGAGDGDDEFVTIDLTKVPADIDKVVLGVTIHDAETRRQNFGMVGKAFIRCVNNANNQEVARYDLSEDSSTEAAMIFGEIYRNGADWKFRAIGQGFNGGLGPLARNYGVNV